From Verrucomicrobiia bacterium:
AAAGCCACTGGCACTGAGGTTAAGCACACGTACCAAACAATTGGCAGTAAGGTGATCACTATCACCAGTAAAGATACGCGTGCCACTGACCCGTCCCAACTTCTCAGTACCCTCTACATTAATATCGTCCCTGCAGCCGATTATAAGCTGCCCCAGCCCGCCCTTTCCGTAAACGGACGCGCCACTAAGGACCTCTATACCGACAGCCTCCTCACCGACTTCACTAAGCGGGTCACGCTGGATGCGTCAAAATCAACCGAAGGCTCGGCCCCTATCGCCTCCTACATGTGGGACCTAGGCAACAAGCAAGTGGCCAAAGATGCAAAGGTAAACGTTACTTACCAGTCCATCTTCAGCACGGTGCAGCCAGTTGTCCGCATCACCGATAAGAATGGCTTTTTTACGGATGCCACGGTCCAGCTGGAAAACAGCACGCTACCTGGGCCTAATACCGTATCTTCC
This genomic window contains:
- a CDS encoding PKD domain-containing protein — its product is MKYTRLLIAVAALLLFPATAAAHLPGQPPFTFVNGEAALYYPVGFSSMTDFALPQDAAPKSYLVQSELTFSLATDALPLFPEELPFYTFQWEMGDGIKATGTEVKHTYQTIGSKVITITSKDTRATDPSQLLSTLYINIVPAADYKLPQPALSVNGRATKDLYTDSLLTDFTKRVTLDASKSTEGSAPIASYMWDLGNKQVAKDAKVNVTYQSIFSTVQPVVRITDKNGFFTDATVQLENSTLPGPNTVSSTPLVTRNWILGGLLALLALIAGATALWVGHLRTRTTGKSKRP